Proteins co-encoded in one Proteus terrae subsp. cibarius genomic window:
- a CDS encoding DUF3363 domain-containing protein: MLRSQRRGRDPPCWLSEKEPLVGKRRVNFQRCWLPVSRIGLHRRGVERVNCGPKLLDLGEKGVYSSYTCRVPGGDYEGYVDAHVRRLEALRRAGIVERIDADQWRIPDDLVSRAAAHDAGRDSQASVRVLSPVDLNKQIGSDGATWLDRRNLLAILREREVAGVGSDMALSKGLPFRAATDGESVSGKFTGTVHLSSGKFAVVEKSHEFTLVPWRPIIDRQLGREVMGIVQGGSVSWQLGRQRGLER; this comes from the coding sequence ATGCTGCGTTCACAGCGCCGCGGCAGGGATCCGCCGTGCTGGTTGTCGGAAAAGGAGCCGCTAGTGGGAAAGAGGAGGGTAAATTTTCAGCGTTGCTGGCTCCCCGTCAGCCGGATTGGGTTGCATCGCAGGGGTGTCGAAAGAGTCAACTGCGGTCCAAAGCTGTTGGACTTGGGTGAAAAGGGCGTTTATTCTTCCTATACGTGCCGCGTTCCAGGCGGCGACTATGAGGGCTATGTCGATGCCCATGTGCGCCGGCTGGAGGCGCTACGCCGGGCCGGTATCGTCGAGCGGATCGACGCCGACCAATGGCGCATCCCCGATGATCTGGTCAGCCGTGCCGCCGCCCATGACGCCGGCCGAGACAGTCAGGCCAGCGTTCGCGTCCTTTCCCCGGTCGATCTGAACAAACAGATCGGATCGGACGGCGCGACCTGGCTGGACCGGCGCAACCTTCTCGCCATCCTGCGGGAGCGCGAGGTAGCCGGCGTCGGATCGGATATGGCTTTGAGTAAGGGCCTGCCGTTCCGCGCCGCCACGGACGGCGAGAGCGTCAGCGGCAAGTTTACCGGAACCGTGCATCTATCGAGCGGCAAGTTCGCCGTGGTCGAGAAATCCCATGAGTTCACCCTTGTCCCGTGGCGGCCGATCATCGACCGCCAACTCGGCCGCGAGGTTATGGGCATCGTGCAGGGCGGGTCGGTGTCGTGGCAGTTAGGGCGGCAGAGGGGGCTGGAACGCTGA